The proteins below come from a single Oerskovia jenensis genomic window:
- a CDS encoding type II secretion system F family protein, translating to MSGTGGVEASWLGAGAGALLGCGLLLVIARVRARRIRLDERVGPYLRVLGTTSALLQESSTRSAFPSLDRLVGPWLAEAGRGLERFGSTRAVLRRRLDQAGRLESVDQFRAQQVVWAALGLVGGLLLALLLAATRGSSPVVLAALVAFCGLGGLLGCDYRLSRQVARREERMLMEFPTIAELLALSVGAGEGPVAAMERVATMARGELSSELALTLSMVRSGVPLARALEGLADRTALSSLTRFAEGVAVAVERGTPLADVLRAQAQDVREAGRRALMESGGRKEVLMMVPVVFLILPVTVCFAVFPSIATLRIGL from the coding sequence GTGAGCGGAACAGGTGGGGTGGAGGCGTCGTGGCTCGGCGCCGGGGCAGGAGCGTTGCTCGGGTGCGGGCTGCTCCTGGTGATCGCGCGCGTGCGGGCCCGGCGGATCCGCCTGGACGAACGGGTCGGACCCTACCTGCGCGTGCTCGGCACCACGTCGGCCCTGTTGCAGGAGTCGTCGACGCGATCCGCCTTCCCGTCCCTCGACCGACTCGTGGGCCCGTGGCTCGCCGAGGCCGGACGGGGCCTCGAACGGTTCGGGTCGACCCGTGCGGTGCTTCGCCGCCGCCTCGACCAGGCGGGACGCCTCGAGAGCGTCGACCAGTTCCGGGCCCAGCAGGTCGTGTGGGCAGCGCTCGGACTGGTCGGCGGCCTTCTCCTGGCCCTGCTCCTGGCGGCGACGAGGGGCTCGTCGCCCGTGGTCCTGGCGGCCCTCGTCGCCTTCTGCGGCCTGGGCGGTCTCCTCGGCTGCGACTACCGGCTCTCGCGGCAGGTCGCCCGACGGGAGGAACGCATGCTCATGGAGTTCCCCACGATCGCGGAGCTGCTCGCGCTGTCGGTCGGAGCGGGGGAGGGGCCGGTCGCGGCGATGGAACGCGTCGCGACCATGGCCCGCGGTGAGCTGTCGAGCGAGCTCGCGCTGACGCTCTCGATGGTCCGCTCGGGGGTGCCGCTGGCCCGCGCGCTCGAGGGGCTCGCGGACCGGACCGCGTTGAGCAGCCTCACGCGCTTCGCCGAGGGGGTCGCCGTGGCCGTCGAGCGGGGGACGCCGCTCGCGGACGTCCTGCGTGCCCAGGCGCAGGACGTGAGAGAGGCGGGTCGCCGGGCGCTCATGGAGTCGGGTGGGCGCAAGGAGGTTCTCATGATGGTGCCCGTGGTCTTCCTGATCCTTCCGGTGACAGTTTGTTTCGCGGTGTTTCCCTCGATCGCGACCCTGCGGATCGGCCTGTGA
- a CDS encoding TadE/TadG family type IV pilus assembly protein, with protein sequence MRDRGSAVVDFVLVSVLLLALFLAVLQVVLAVHVRAIVIDSAAEGARLAGRADRTAEDGVARTRTLIDAALSERFAQDVTAREIDHDGLRVVEVTVRFPLPVVGLLGPSGALTVDGHALKEEQ encoded by the coding sequence GTGCGGGACAGGGGCTCGGCGGTCGTCGACTTCGTCCTGGTCTCGGTCCTCCTTCTCGCGCTCTTCCTGGCGGTGCTCCAGGTGGTCCTCGCGGTGCACGTGCGGGCGATCGTGATCGACAGCGCGGCGGAGGGCGCACGGCTGGCGGGCAGGGCGGACCGCACCGCCGAGGACGGCGTGGCGCGGACGCGCACCCTGATCGACGCGGCCTTGTCGGAGCGGTTCGCGCAGGACGTCACGGCTCGGGAGATCGATCACGACGGGTTGCGGGTCGTCGAGGTGACGGTGAGGTTTCCGTTGCCGGTCGTCGGGCTGCTCGGCCCGTCGGGAGCGCTCACCGTGGACGGGCACGCGTTGAAGGAGGAGCAGTGA
- a CDS encoding pilus assembly protein: MEFLGAALLLLLPVMYLALTLGRVQAATFAVEGAAKESARAFVTADSVVQGEARAGVAVSLALADQGFTDVRPADVLSITCSSPHCLDPGGEVATVVRYDVPLPFVPPGVRSWVPLSVPVEATHVSPVDRYAGARP; this comes from the coding sequence GTGGAGTTCCTCGGTGCCGCGCTCCTCCTCCTTCTGCCCGTGATGTACCTCGCGCTGACGCTCGGACGGGTCCAGGCGGCGACCTTCGCGGTCGAGGGCGCCGCGAAGGAGTCCGCCCGCGCGTTCGTCACGGCCGACTCGGTCGTGCAGGGCGAGGCGCGTGCGGGGGTCGCGGTCTCCCTGGCCCTGGCCGACCAGGGCTTCACCGACGTCCGGCCCGCCGACGTCCTGTCGATCACGTGCTCGAGCCCGCACTGTCTCGACCCGGGGGGCGAGGTCGCCACGGTCGTGCGCTACGACGTCCCGCTCCCGTTCGTGCCGCCTGGAGTTCGTTCGTGGGTGCCGTTGTCCGTCCCGGTCGAGGCGACCCACGTCTCGCCCGTGGACCGGTACGCGGGGGCTCGGCCGTGA
- a CDS encoding pilus assembly protein TadG-related protein: protein MRRGRRLLPRRWLRRRRVLGPGTTGESGQILLLTSAFVAFALLLVTVVVSATGVHLDRKRLLDVADAAALDAADSMSADTFYEGRVPVPEDQAVLRLSDADVRASVEEFLAAHPEMLDDLHAVTIVEASTPDGRTAEVRLAGLSRPVLVSWVTQLWSDGIVVRAESGARAW, encoded by the coding sequence GTGAGGCGCGGTCGTCGCCTGCTGCCGCGGCGGTGGCTTCGCCGACGCCGTGTCCTCGGGCCTGGCACGACGGGGGAGAGCGGTCAGATCCTGCTCCTCACGAGCGCCTTCGTCGCGTTCGCCCTCCTGCTCGTGACCGTGGTGGTCTCCGCGACGGGCGTCCACCTCGACCGCAAGCGTCTTCTCGACGTGGCCGATGCCGCTGCTCTCGACGCGGCGGACTCGATGAGCGCGGACACCTTCTACGAGGGGCGGGTGCCCGTGCCGGAGGACCAGGCCGTGCTCCGGTTGAGCGACGCGGACGTCCGGGCCTCGGTCGAGGAGTTCCTGGCAGCGCATCCCGAGATGCTGGACGACCTGCATGCTGTCACCATCGTCGAGGCGTCGACGCCCGACGGACGGACCGCGGAGGTCCGGCTGGCCGGGTTGTCCCGCCCGGTCCTCGTCAGCTGGGTGACCCAGCTGTGGTCGGACGGCATCGTCGTGCGCGCCGAGTCGGGTGCGCGTGCGTGGTGA
- a CDS encoding WxL protein peptidoglycan domain-containing protein has product MVSKDMKKARETGPRSARRPAAGRVRGLASLGVLALALMGVVGSAQATAPDPGGIRFSVTTASVDGPDDRRIFDFVAEPGAQIQDQVAVSNHGAAPVTFAMVTNDGIFTPTGSFDIRTSDQEPQDSGGWFEVQPSVEVPAGETVIVPFTITVPENVTPGDHPAGIVATVTTASSAAGPGVGVESRVGVRVNLRVPGEVVPSIALDQVTATYTPSWNPFAPGDVRVSYEVTNDGNLRVGGDQSIAASGPFGIGASTVDRGVEGIKELIPGTSRSTAVTIGGIWPVGPVTTEVVVTPALVATEGEAGGALDVPAADLRPVTVTVTTWAIPWVHLLLVAMVVLVVIGVRDNRRRRKQRLEALLASARAEGRAAAAGEPTPGGAPAPAAPATPTVPTPEDDPAPVPAGTEARDGSDAEAEPAQGGRAPSSGG; this is encoded by the coding sequence GTGGTGAGCAAGGACATGAAGAAGGCGCGTGAGACAGGACCTCGGTCTGCGAGGAGGCCCGCTGCCGGGCGCGTGCGCGGGCTCGCGTCCCTGGGGGTGCTGGCCCTGGCCCTGATGGGCGTCGTCGGGTCCGCCCAGGCGACCGCACCCGACCCCGGGGGCATCCGGTTCTCGGTCACCACGGCCTCGGTCGACGGCCCCGACGACCGGAGGATCTTCGACTTCGTCGCCGAACCGGGCGCGCAGATCCAGGACCAGGTCGCCGTCTCCAACCACGGCGCCGCCCCCGTCACGTTCGCCATGGTCACGAACGACGGCATCTTCACCCCCACGGGGAGCTTCGACATCAGGACCTCCGACCAGGAACCGCAGGACTCCGGTGGCTGGTTCGAGGTGCAGCCGAGCGTCGAGGTCCCCGCGGGCGAGACCGTGATCGTGCCGTTCACGATCACGGTGCCGGAGAACGTGACGCCCGGCGACCACCCCGCAGGGATCGTGGCGACGGTCACGACGGCCTCCTCCGCGGCCGGCCCCGGCGTCGGGGTCGAGAGCCGGGTGGGCGTGCGCGTCAACCTGCGGGTGCCGGGAGAGGTCGTGCCCTCGATCGCGCTCGACCAGGTCACCGCGACCTACACGCCGTCGTGGAACCCGTTCGCCCCCGGCGACGTCCGGGTGTCCTACGAGGTGACCAACGACGGCAACCTGCGGGTCGGCGGGGACCAGTCCATCGCCGCCTCCGGGCCGTTCGGCATCGGTGCGTCGACCGTCGACCGCGGCGTCGAGGGGATCAAGGAGCTGATCCCCGGCACCTCGCGCTCGACGGCCGTCACGATCGGAGGGATCTGGCCCGTCGGGCCCGTGACGACCGAGGTCGTCGTCACCCCTGCGCTCGTGGCGACCGAGGGGGAGGCGGGCGGGGCGCTCGACGTCCCCGCGGCGGACCTGCGTCCTGTCACCGTCACCGTCACGACCTGGGCGATCCCCTGGGTCCACCTGCTCCTCGTCGCGATGGTCGTGCTCGTCGTGATCGGCGTGCGGGACAACCGCCGACGTCGCAAGCAGCGCCTCGAGGCGCTCCTGGCGAGCGCCCGCGCCGAGGGTCGGGCCGCGGCGGCAGGTGAGCCCACCCCGGGCGGCGCCCCCGCGCCCGCAGCGCCCGCGACGCCTACCGTGCCCACGCCCGAGGACGACCCCGCGCCCGTGCCCGCCGGCACGGAGGCCCGCGACGGCTCCGACGCCGAGGCCGAGCCCGCCCAGGGGGGCCGCGCGCCGTCGTCGGGCGGCTGA
- the prfB gene encoding peptide chain release factor 2, whose amino-acid sequence MATIDFPHEIRALRSTLDTISAVSDPDGLRVQIAELSDKASAPDLWDDPDAAQKVTTALSQTQSELDRITKMGDRIDDLETLVEMATEDNGDPETLAEATSELEQIRKDLGVLEVKTLLSGEYDAREAVVTIRSGAGGVDAADFAEMLMRMYLRWAERHGYPTQVLDTSYAEEAGLKSATFEVKAPYAFGHLSVEAGTHRLVRISPFDNQGRRQTSFAAVEVIPLIEQTDSVEIPESEIKVDVFRSSGPGGQSVNTTDSAVRMTHIPTGIVVSMQNEKSQIQNRAAALRVLQSRLLLQRQAEESAAKKAMAGDIKASWGDQMRSYVLHPYQMVKDLRTEYEVGNTSGVFDGDIDGFIEAGIRWRRSADQE is encoded by the coding sequence GTGGCCACCATCGACTTCCCGCACGAGATCCGCGCCCTCCGATCGACGCTCGACACCATCAGCGCCGTGAGCGACCCGGACGGCCTGCGCGTCCAGATCGCCGAGCTGTCGGACAAGGCGTCGGCGCCGGACCTGTGGGACGACCCGGACGCCGCCCAGAAGGTCACGACGGCCCTGTCCCAGACGCAGTCCGAGCTCGACCGCATCACGAAGATGGGCGACCGGATCGACGACCTGGAGACGCTCGTCGAGATGGCCACGGAGGACAACGGGGACCCGGAGACGCTCGCCGAGGCGACGTCCGAGCTCGAGCAGATCCGCAAGGACCTGGGTGTGCTCGAGGTCAAGACCCTGCTCTCGGGCGAGTACGACGCCCGTGAGGCCGTCGTGACGATCCGGTCGGGGGCCGGTGGCGTGGACGCCGCGGACTTCGCGGAGATGCTCATGCGCATGTACCTGCGCTGGGCCGAGCGTCACGGCTACCCGACCCAGGTCCTCGACACGTCCTACGCCGAGGAGGCGGGGCTCAAGTCCGCGACGTTCGAGGTCAAGGCGCCCTACGCGTTCGGGCACCTGTCGGTCGAGGCCGGTACGCACCGCCTGGTGCGCATCTCGCCCTTCGACAACCAGGGCCGCCGTCAGACGTCGTTCGCGGCCGTCGAGGTCATCCCGCTCATCGAGCAGACGGACTCGGTCGAGATCCCCGAGTCGGAGATCAAGGTCGACGTTTTCCGCTCCTCGGGCCCGGGCGGGCAGTCCGTCAACACGACCGACTCGGCCGTGCGCATGACGCACATCCCCACGGGGATCGTGGTCTCGATGCAGAACGAGAAGTCGCAGATCCAGAACCGCGCCGCGGCCCTGCGCGTGCTCCAGTCCCGCCTGCTGCTGCAGCGTCAGGCCGAGGAGAGCGCGGCCAAGAAGGCCATGGCGGGAGACATCAAGGCGAGCTGGGGCGACCAGATGCGCTCCTACGTCCTGCACCCGTACCAGATGGTCAAGGACCTGCGCACCGAGTACGAGGTCGGCAACACCTCGGGGGTCTTCGACGGCGACATCGACGGCTTCATCGAGGCCGGGATCCGGTGGCGTCGCAGCGCTGACCAGGAGTGA
- the ftsX gene encoding permease-like cell division protein FtsX, which produces MRAQFILAEIGAGLRRNLAMTISVVLVTFVSLTFVGASALLQLQIDKLKDDWYDRVEVSVFLCPIDSPNPTCAAGEASAEQVDALETLFETELGDEVQTVFFESKEDAFGAFQERFPDGYNGTQLTVDDMQASFRLKLTNPENYEVVNDVVTGRPGVEGVEDQRRIFDSLFLALNRASLMAGGLAVVMMLAAVLLITTTIRLSAMSRQRETEIMKLVGASKLFIQLPFILEGAIAAVVGAFLAVGGLWLGVKYLVTDWLQSSVSWIAYISESDVLRIAPLLLLIAFVLAAISSVVTLSRYTRV; this is translated from the coding sequence GTGCGCGCCCAGTTCATCCTTGCCGAGATCGGTGCCGGCCTGCGCCGCAATCTCGCGATGACCATCTCGGTCGTCCTCGTGACCTTCGTGTCGCTCACCTTCGTCGGGGCCTCGGCTCTGCTCCAGCTGCAGATCGACAAGCTGAAGGACGACTGGTACGACCGGGTCGAGGTCTCGGTCTTCCTGTGCCCGATCGACTCGCCCAACCCGACGTGCGCCGCCGGCGAGGCGTCTGCCGAGCAGGTCGACGCGCTCGAGACGCTGTTCGAGACCGAGCTCGGTGACGAGGTCCAGACGGTCTTCTTCGAGTCCAAGGAGGACGCGTTCGGGGCCTTCCAGGAGCGCTTCCCCGACGGGTACAACGGCACCCAGCTCACGGTCGACGACATGCAGGCGTCGTTCCGCCTCAAGCTCACCAACCCGGAGAACTACGAGGTCGTGAACGACGTCGTGACCGGCCGTCCCGGCGTCGAAGGCGTCGAGGACCAGCGCAGGATCTTCGACTCGCTCTTCCTGGCGCTCAACCGCGCCTCGCTCATGGCCGGTGGCCTCGCGGTCGTGATGATGCTCGCCGCGGTGCTCCTCATCACGACGACGATCCGCCTGTCCGCGATGAGTCGGCAGCGAGAGACCGAGATCATGAAGCTGGTCGGGGCGTCCAAGCTGTTCATCCAGCTGCCGTTCATCCTCGAGGGGGCGATCGCCGCGGTGGTCGGTGCGTTCCTCGCGGTCGGTGGCCTCTGGCTCGGGGTCAAGTACCTCGTGACGGACTGGCTCCAGAGCTCGGTGAGCTGGATCGCCTACATCTCGGAGTCGGACGTGCTGCGCATCGCGCCGCTGCTGCTCCTCATCGCATTCGTCCTGGCGGCCATCTCCTCGGTCGTCACGCTCAGCCGATACACGAGGGTGTGA
- a CDS encoding M23 family metallopeptidase has translation MSQLTRRLAAGGTALILLLGTAVAATADDLDDQRAAAERRQSQALKDREGLESELEGTDAELAQAILDLQTIEGRLPVAQAELDTATAELERTQREAAQLEVRLQDAQAEEEAISLDIQESAGKASSAKSSIAEMARQAYRGQGEVSGLGIVTGAQSTEDFIEQYAMSSTAARTQARTLTDLQEAESIARNREARLTAIRETIADLKVQADENVVAADAAQSAAADRKAEIEGLIAEQQAKQATIESRKDAALAQMAANEQAQAALTSELQGIIAAQTERDRKAAEEAAKQPPPATGGGSGGGGGTGGGGGGGGGGAVTSGFLAYPTAVPHITSSYGMRKHPFLPVTRLHAGMDLRAYCGTPIYASAGGTVQFARTYGGLGNQVVVNHGTVGGKNLMTSYNHLTRYVVAAGQSVAQGTLVGYSGTTGTSQVCHLHFEVYENGSTVDPAKWLR, from the coding sequence ATGTCCCAGCTGACCCGACGCCTCGCAGCAGGCGGAACTGCGCTGATCCTCCTCCTGGGTACGGCGGTCGCCGCGACCGCGGACGACCTGGACGACCAGCGCGCCGCCGCCGAGCGCCGCCAGAGCCAGGCGCTCAAGGACCGGGAGGGTCTCGAGTCGGAGCTCGAGGGCACCGACGCGGAGCTCGCCCAGGCGATCCTCGACCTGCAGACCATCGAGGGACGTCTGCCGGTGGCGCAGGCCGAGCTCGACACGGCGACGGCCGAGCTCGAGCGCACCCAGCGCGAGGCCGCCCAGCTCGAGGTGCGTCTGCAGGACGCACAGGCCGAGGAGGAGGCCATCAGCCTGGACATCCAGGAGTCGGCGGGCAAGGCGAGCTCCGCGAAGTCGAGCATCGCGGAGATGGCCCGCCAGGCCTACCGGGGCCAGGGTGAGGTCAGCGGGCTCGGCATCGTGACCGGGGCGCAGAGCACCGAGGACTTCATCGAGCAGTACGCGATGTCGTCGACGGCGGCGCGCACGCAGGCTCGCACCCTGACCGACCTCCAGGAGGCGGAGTCGATCGCGCGCAACCGCGAGGCGCGCCTGACCGCCATCCGCGAGACGATCGCGGACCTGAAGGTCCAGGCCGACGAGAACGTCGTCGCGGCGGACGCCGCACAGTCGGCGGCCGCGGACCGCAAGGCCGAGATCGAGGGGCTGATCGCGGAGCAGCAGGCCAAGCAGGCGACGATCGAGTCGCGCAAGGACGCGGCGCTCGCCCAGATGGCGGCCAACGAGCAGGCGCAGGCGGCGCTGACCAGCGAGCTCCAGGGCATCATCGCGGCGCAGACCGAGCGCGACCGCAAGGCCGCCGAGGAAGCGGCCAAGCAGCCGCCGCCCGCCACGGGCGGCGGGTCCGGCGGTGGCGGTGGCACTGGCGGTGGCGGGGGCGGTGGCGGCGGGGGAGCCGTGACGTCCGGTTTCCTGGCCTACCCGACGGCGGTCCCGCACATCACCTCGAGCTACGGGATGCGCAAGCACCCCTTCCTGCCCGTCACCAGGCTGCACGCCGGCATGGACCTGCGCGCCTACTGCGGTACCCCGATCTACGCCTCGGCGGGGGGCACCGTCCAGTTCGCGCGGACGTACGGCGGGCTGGGGAACCAGGTCGTGGTCAACCACGGCACGGTAGGTGGCAAGAACCTCATGACGAGCTACAACCACCTCACGCGGTACGTCGTGGCCGCCGGGCAGAGCGTCGCGCAGGGGACCCTCGTCGGGTACTCGGGGACGACCGGCACCAGTCAGGTGTGCCACCTGCACTTCGAGGTCTACGAGAACGGCTCGACGGTCGACCCCGCGAAGTGGCTGCGCTAA